The genomic stretch GAGTAACATTAGTAAAAGTTAAATCTCCACAAACCAGGAAAAGCTATTGTGAATTGTGTCCGTAAGGTAGATAAATAAACTTCAAAATAAACAATGTGGCAAAAGATAATGTTAGAAATCTGACACTAATAATTCCCAACTGATGAGTCagtgaaaaataaatcacataGAAGGTTAAGAATTTGAACAGAATCGAATACGCCAACAGCAAAACTATAGTCAGGTAAAAAGAACCTTttttaaaggaataaaaaacaactaaaattaaacTGTGAATCATAAGCACAAACAGAAAGCTTCTTTCATAAATTCAACCTAAAACAGCTATATTCAAAGTTCAAGCACCTTTTTCCCCACATAAGGCTTCATTTCTCACTAAACCACCATGAGATATGATAGAGAGCACTCTTTAAACTGCAACCataatcaataaattcaacTGAAATCACCTTTAAAGCCTTTTTTTCATCCCCACCCATGGCCGTTGGCTACACGCACAGACATTGTCACACAGTCGAGCACAAATTGTCTGATATACATCCTTTGATGAAACAGATGCAACTGAGAAGTGAATATGCAAATGATTTTGTATTTACCGTCGACAATCTGGGGTCAATAGTTTGATATATAGAGGCAGCTGGACTGAAAACTCCAAGGTTCAGATTTGCCATGGAAGGAGCTATGATTGCATGGCTGATTGCAGCAGCAGGTGGATTGATTGCTGCGAAAGAATAGCAGATATGAAATTATGAAGCTCAGGTGCAGAAGAGAAGGtcttaaatactgaaattaagCATCtcaattttaaagtaaaaacacAGGAGCAATTGCATACCTGTCCTCTCAGGATGATTATAGCGGCAAGTGGCACCGTACTTACAACTGAATGGAAAAGAAGAATTAAGTAAAGTGTTTGACCATTTCCTCCCAAACTATTATAGAAATTATGCATGCATAGGCACATGCTTACCTGCCCGTTTTCAGATAGAAGGGACAATCCACTTCACCCTGCCAAAACAGCACAATGTGGATTAATGATCGAAATGAAAAGGAATCACCAAATACCTCATTAATCACATCATCTAACCTTCACCAAGAACTAAAACAACATTACCGGTCTCATCGGAAGTCCTTTGGAGTTATGAAGTAGGGCTGGGGTAACTGACACAAGGGCCTTAATCACATTGACATCTCCAGTTATTCCCCCATTATCAACTACAGAATTAGTTTGCACACCATTATCATTCCCTTGTCCTGCCAAGGATATTTGGATATCTTTTGGGTGATGAAATTTGCAGGTTGCACCAAATTTGCAAATCCCAGTCTTCATATAGAACTGTTCAGGACCATAATATTCAGGATGACAGATGACCAAATTAACAAGACAAAgcttccagaaaaaaaaaaaaaaaaatagttattggcTTCTTACTGCACATGGGGGCTCAGAGGGTCTCTCTGGCAAGGCAGAAACACTGGTGTTTTCTGAAACACCCTGAAACCACATCAAAGCATCTAATTATAAACTAGGAGTAATCCAAATAAAGATTTTGTAGAATTTTACAACAATAGCACATACCAAAGACAACTTTTCTTTTGGATGATTAAACTTGCAGTTCACACCATACTTGCACCTTTGAGTTTTTAGAAAGTACTGCAATGGTAATTAAGAAAGTACTGCAATGGTAATTAACCAATATATTAAAAGCACTTTGAGtgctaaaattaatttagtgaAAATTGCAAGAGAGCAACTGTTGGTAACAATACTTACAGGACAATCAGGCACTCCTGGTCTATCAGGAAAAGTTTCACTTGTAGCAATAGGGGGAAcctagaaagaaagaaggaaagaaaggaagaaagaaagaaaacattgaTACTATCCATACCTTCTTATATGTTACAATCATTTTCGAGTGgataaaaagcaaaataaatatataagcatCAAAATGGTACAACATGAGAAAACAACACTTGCTTGAACAAATGTGATAGATTCAGATGCCATATACCAAATATACTGCCTCCTTCTACAtacattcaagaaaatatcaGAGTCCCTCACAGTTAACTACACTTTAATTCCTGAGCAGAAGTATTAGAAATATTGATATTTCTAGTTGAATTTCTTTGAGTGTTGCCTGCCTCAACGATGCAAACTATATTTCACATAGTACACATGAGCATCGTCTGTTATATAATCTACATTGATCTCCTAGCAAAAAAGGTTTGGAATTAATCAATCAAGTAGCAAAAGGCTTTCAATAGATGTCATTTATAAGTCAACTGAAATTAACACTCGAAATCAAGGCTTTCTGAACAAAAATCCATGTATCATGTTCAAAATGGACAGACGCTTTTGGCCGTGcaaaatgcaaaaacataaaGTTTAAAATAGGGATATATAAACTCTGTGGTGAGACATATACTATAAACATTCTATGTAACTAAATTGGTTAATATCTAGCTTGCAAATGAACTACAGATGcagaaataattataaagtaACTATTAAGTTTCCAACAAAAACTCCATAGTGTTAAAGGTACTTATGAAAATATCCAATTCAGGCAGATAACAGCGGCTTCAAGTCAATCATCCAATAAGCGTCATGTGGTTCAGGAACATCCTTGATACAAAACAGAAAAtctcaaaaagaaaatggcGTGGTTCAGGAGAAGGTTATGTGATAAATGAGCGAACTAAGAACCCTTTCTGGACATTAGAAGAATTTCTTGTTAGAGTAGGAGAAGTCTATAAACAGTATACCAAATTACAAACATCTAAATATAGGAAAATCACAGGAACAGTATTGTAAATAGAGATCTtcataaagaaatataattgaCTCCCAAAGACTGAGGAATCATTCATAGGTACAAAAACAATAGTACATTTTAAAGGGAAAATATCATAACCATGTTCATTCAAAACAATTAAGGAGCAAATAATCAATTATATCCATCATAAGCATATGACAAttataaaactattataaagATTAGAATTTTTCTAAACCTCGGAACAAACTAAAAGTAAGAAGTAGAATAGTTTTGTAAAGAATATGTTGACATGTTCAAGTAACTTCCAACAGTCACcttataaatttaaacattGATAAATCCTTTATGCTCGCActatattaaataatgatatttatataaataacctTATAACACAATCATATAGCATGCATTAAGATAGCAATAAATGGTCACCTCTTTCCAATCTGGGATTCCACCCTCGGGAACCCAAACTGGATGGTCAAATTTGCAGGTATCTCCAAATTTACAGGTTCGAGTGAGCATATAGTAGGCACAATCCTTCTCCCCTGGCCTCTGTGGATATATAGGAAGATGGCTTGTGGTCTCGAATCTAGCACGCTTGGCTAAAGCGTTGGTAGAATACCAATCCTCACTTTGCCCAATTGTGCTATGGGCACCCAAAAGAGTCGGATGATAGAGCACTATAATAGTAGTTCAAGTATATACAAAAGACAGAGAAAAAATAGTTACCATATAAGTACgcttaaaactttaattttgggACTAAGAATATACTTTAGAAAAACTCATACCGAGAATAGATACTATAGCACCTTCATAACGAACAAGATGCAGATAAAATATTGTAAAGTTTCTATCTTGCAAAATTTTTGTATACATCTAGGATTTGCATGTCAAATCTATTATAAATATTCAGCAATTATAGTgccatttttatatttacaggtAAAGCTATTGAGACCATTGCCCATGTGTTAGATAATGTGAAGCATCTGCCAATATTTATAAACAGCAGATAGATTAAATTAATCTCTTCTAATGTAACTTATGACTGGACCTCAATGTATTATGTAAAGTAGAAAAAAGGCGTGTTTCAAGCCAAGTCACACATTGACCGAACATGCATGCCCCCCGTATTAGGCTAAGTACAGAGTTATTATATGGCGAAAGCCTGCTTTTTGAAAAGCAGTAAAGCAAATAGATATCACGCCAAAAACAACATCTCACAATGATAATATAACTCTGTGCTTTTGTTTTTCCCAATCTAGCAGGACCGTAATAATACATCTACTATGGTTTGAAAAGTAGATGACAATACATCTACCCATTGAATGTGCATGCCCCCCCTATTAGGCTTAGCACGGGGTCAGTTTTATGGTGAAAGCCTgctttttgaaaagcaataaaGCAAATACAGATCACACCAAAAATAACATCTCACGATGATAATATAACTCTGCTTGTGCATTTCCCAATCCAGCAGGACCATATAAATACATCTACTGAAGTTTAAGCAACTTCCAAAATCATGCTTCTAGTACATGAACGCCTCACATTAAAGCAATTCCTTAGAATTCTTTCATAAAGTAGTTGGGAATTATAATTTAACTAGATCACCATGAATGCACACCTGAAGATTTTCACAATCATCACCCAATGTAGATTTATTAAGCAAACACCGAGCTTGTTTGCCATTCCCAATGCCAAGAAGCTTATTGGATGCCtaaataacacaaattatattttaaataacacaAACCACACGGATGCCTAAATAAGCAAATAAAATCTTAGCATGACATTTCTGCACATTTTTCCTACGCTTAACgattaaaaaatgaagaagttcACATTATTAGCACTGCAAGCACAGCCAAACAGTAAATTCTTAacaaagtaacaaaatccatacAGCATGCAGAAGGGATAAAAGGAAATTTGAGTTtaaattctattattatttttggcaTACGAATAACAGTAAGATAACTAAACAAAAGCACACAGaaaagagggagggagggaaaaaatgaaaccctaaccctaaaactaACCTTCAGGAGTGCGTTTAAGGCCAGGAACAAGCGAATCAACTGCAGAAGGAGCATCAACACCAGGTGGTGGTGGCCAAGACGACAAATGCGGAGAAGTTGCAGCAGCTGCCGCCGAGGCAATGCCTCTATCGACCGAGTATCTGAGTGCGCTATCGCTCTGTGTTAGATACATCGAGGAGCTCGCCGAGTACTTAGAAGAATCCGAAGACAGAGGGTCCGACCTGGTGCCTAAGTATCGGGTCAAGACCGAGTCGGTGAGATAGGAGTCGGTGCGGGAACGGGAAGCCGATGTTGTTGCAGGGGCACCGTAGCCGTAGAGTTGTTTGGCCATTTATCGAAATCGCGTCGTTTCgcacaattttctttttatcattgtttgttttctgatgggttttttttctttttttttcttatttgttttatgaactgatggttttaaatttttattgttttaaatttgttgcgattttgtgatttttgtcaGCGGGATATTTTGCCACGTTTCTTCGTCCGTTGCCAGGATACCGTTGTTTTCGATGACGGCTTTTGGTATTTTGTAGAAAACGAATTatggaaaattaaattaatatttttttaataccagaTATGGTATAGGGAACGTTTTCCAAAAAGATTTTAgtcatgtttttgtattttaaaaaaattttaaatttttttatttttatttactttaaattaaaaaaattaatatttttaaatattttaatatgttgatgtcaaaattattttaatatttttaaaacaaaaattattttaaaaaataactcatatCACACTTTTAAAAACTCGGCTACTACATTCCTAAAAAAAACcccttaataaattaaaaggaatagactaagaaaatttattgaattgaatgaactattttatatttaaataaatttatataaaaaatgataagtcCTAGTCAAAATAGTAGTTTctcaatctttaaattttattaattgttgtaatttcatttaaataaaaattaattaagctgAATTGTCCTTCGATGAGCCACGAGAACTTCTAAAGGGTCGTTAAAAGGATCTGTAAGGATAGTTCGAAactgaaacaatttttttatatattgccatagaaaaaatcatgtttttttttataagatttaaaaaatgagaCATTGAGAGCTTCATTTTTACGCGGCGCATGTGAAATTTGTAAGCAATTgacatgataaattaattttaaaatttaaaatatccacataataaatctaaaattattcaaTAGTAAGCCATTACTGTTGCTTTCAAGTATTATTAGCtgagataataattattttttaaaatattttttattttaaaatatattaaaataatattttttttatttttaatatcaacatattaaaataatctaaaaatatttaaaatatataaaaatatatttaatttgaaataaaacaatCTCCTATCAAGAATCAAACCACGGCAAATGTTTTCTCCCCTCCCGAATCGATATTGAACTGGTTCATATTTGgctaaatttgaaaagaaaaaaaggaatgatCTAGGTTAGTCAAACaacgttttgttttttatattagaaaataattattttgatgtattttaaaaaataattttttttccaattaataaatgattttttattttttattttccatgataGTATAAGATTTTCCACAACTAAAcatatctttgaattttttaagtgtgtggtgatatattttagttataatttattaaataacacGAGCATACCATCCAATGTACTTCAATTCTGGACACGATCAAAATTGGATACATACATATGGAAACGTGTGGCagcaaatttataataaaattgattagtaGATGAATTTATTCGTTAGATATGAATTTAAAAGATtacaaagattaattaattacttcttgtaaattataaaatacaatgcactgtgttttaaaaatatttttgaaaaaatttgattttttttaaattaatatatttttgatgtttttaaattattttgatgtgctgatctcaaaaataatttaaaaaaaataaaaaaatattattaatatattttttttaataaaaaatattttaaaaacaatcatagcTGTACTCCCAaacatacactaaaaaaaacacatgaaaggTTGCTAAGCCAGGGTAgctatatagtttatattaataatactttaaaagGTCGGAAAAGTATTAGCTTTcccatgctttttatttttgttgtactaatattttttattttttttatttttttttgtttttacatgtttgtttgttttttttatactttattttttaaaaaaaattatatattttgttttaaattattttttattgtttttaatataaaactgattaagaatttagataTTTCATTGTTTTCATCTTTGCCAGCGCCAATGACAGGGACTCTATCCCAGCGGCATCGGGGACCCTGTCCTGGAGTTTGTCGATCTAGATCATCCCCTGATCCTCCTCAGAGTCTATCCTAGCCCTGGTCTTGTTCTCTTCTCCTGCCACTGACTCTTGTGTTGTTGTCGATGGAGTTTTAACAACTAAAAAATAGGTCAAATGACCATCAATTAGCCACTAAATTAGAAGCAAACTACGTAACCAGAACTTAATGTTTCTTCAGGATCCAATCCGAATGATTTCAATGGTTAGCAGGTGCATAAAAATTGTGGGAGTTCTAAATAACATCAACAATTTGAAGATCAATTTCATGTGGATTTACCtaaaaatgaaagcaagacagAAACGCCATGTGGATTGACAGCGTCCAtggttttcaaaatttaatcaacTTCAGTTCACGAGAAGAACAATGGCAGTAAATCATCAGTTCTCTTCAGATATTACATGCTAGCTTATTTCAAACATATcttaagttaataataataataagaaaaagaagaagaagaagaatcccATTTTATTCCTCTTCTTGGGCTGTCTCTAATCCATATCTGCAAGAACAACTTGCTGCCCACCTCCATCTTCAACTTCCCCAGAAGGATAGACTTCTTAACGTTACCCTATTCCCTTATACAAGGGCGATGGGGAAAAAACCATTGAAAAATATACCATGTCCGTATGCTATGCTAGCTGAACCCAGCTTCTGCCAAATTATTTAGAACCCAGAATTTTACAACTTTGCTCTGACCAACAGTCTTGCCTTCAGCTCCTCAGCTACAGCATCAATGAACTCCTCTGTATTCAGATACCGACCCCTGCTAACCCTGCACAGGTATAGAACTTTTAGCTAGGCGAAAGCTCAAGAGCAATAACTAAACTTTAAAatgaaatcacttttttttaagaaaaaaattcattagggttttttttccttcacaagtgataaaatgattttgttttttgttttttaacatagaATATCATCTTGAAAAAAGTTCGTTGATATCAAACAATCAAAACCAATgttatacatgaaaataattaaataaacttaatCATCACAATGAGATTGTTGTAATTTAATATCGAAAAAATaagaatgtaaaaaatattcttttatcaatttttaattgaggtattttgttttattagcaAGCGATAATATGAAATTCTAACCTCCTTTTGCAGCATattaaacaaaaaccaataaatttattgtgtatattttaattttgctattgatttatataattaatcacAAGTGCTATATTATAAGCATGCAACTCTACACCATTGCTTGTTGAAGGAGCAGCATAGTTCAATATTTCATTTtgcatttataaaatatttccaGTAAAGTACATAATGAAATCCCAaaagataaactaaaaaaaaaaatgtgaatatCATATCTTACAAGaaccagttaaaaaaatataaaatcaactctttttaaaaaaccaaatttcaaTGAAATAGTGATGGAATTTAGAAGGACCCGATCAATTCATGAGACTTcttaaatctaaatttttttaaaaaaaataccatgcaTTTAGTTAAATCCAAGAATAATGTATTCTTTAGAATCTTACATCTTCAAACTCCTGTCTTTCTCATGCAAGCgggtgatgaaaaaaaaaaaatcaaaagaaaacactaaaaaaatattttctttctttatgtaaaataaaattatatttgtttataacaCGGATATGTTGGACTACATTTAAGATGTCTTTTCCACTAGTATATAAACTATATTACaaaaattcttttattcataggtaatattttttttttaagggataaTAGTTCAGGTAGATTGAAATTCTTAATTTGCAAGAGTTTCttattaagaaaaatttgactgttttttaaaggaaaaaaatttggatAAATGCAAACTCTATTAAAAATTtcgtttatattaaaaaaattcaaaggatATCATGGTACTCACAGATGTTAACACCCTCTAGAGACATTTATAAATAGTATTGATATAGATTCTTTACCTGGGCCCATGAATAAGAAGTGCAAGATCCTTGGTCATGTTCCCTGATTCAACAGCTCCAATGCAGGATGCTTCTAGTTTTGCAGTAAAATCCGATAGTCTGACATTGCCGTCCAACTTTGCCCTGATAATAGAATCACAGTCAAGTTCTCATCCAGGGTTTCAAAGGCTGTAGATAATCCCATTCTTAGAAATTCAAACAAAGTAGTCAGCATAGACATTGAGTTGTCTGATTAAGCACTACTAAATTACCTGTGTGCAAGACCTCTCGACCAGGCAAAAATCGATGCTATGCTGTTGGTGCTGGTTTCACCTCCTTTCTGGTGAACCCGATAATGGCGGGTAACCGTGCCATGGGCTGCTTCAGCTTCGATTGTCTTACCATCCGGGCACACCTGGAATTTAATAGAAATTGTcacataaaaacaacaaaaagagaagaaacagagaaaagaaatttgaaagaagataaaaatgaatGCAGTAGATATACCAATACTGAAGTCATCAACCCAAGAGATCCAAATCCTATACGAgtgaaaaaaagagtttaagaaGATTCAACAAAGCACTTAATTCCTCAGTGTCACTCCAGAACAATTCAATACCCACAAAGGCAACAAAAGATAATAGGTAGCTGTTGCTAGGGTACTCAGCACTATGTGATCCAAACCTTGGGCCAAGAAATCACTCTGCACATCTCCATCATAATTCTTGCATGCCCATACATAACCTCCTTCACTTTTGAGAGCATAAGCAACCATATCATCAATGAGACGATGTTCATACCTACAATCCAGTATTGTGAGTAAATGACAAGTTTCTTAAATTGGCCAAACTAACCACCATCTGCATAAAAGTACTCACCAAATTCCTGCAGCCTCAAACTTGGATTTCCATTGCATTTCATAAACTTCCTGGAATATGTCCTTGAATCTTCAAAAAGGTCAAAGAAGGAAATTGTCAGTCAAGGAGATGAAAACCAAACACGTAAATGCACATAAAAGAAGCAAATTTAAGTGCCATGACCTAAATCAGCCATCCCAACAAGTTACCttccatcatattttttaagaatggtATTTTTAGTGCTAAGATAAAGTGGCCACTTCTTCAGGTAAGCAGTGTTCATTGAAGCTTCAGCGAAAGCATGGATGGACTGTTTTCCAAATCACATAGAACAATAACAGTGGTTAATGATTCTAGCAACTTAACCGATTGTCTAcctaacaaaagaaaagggaagaaaagaagaacaaatgGACAAGAAGAAACAAGGTAAAAAACATCATCAGGACCTCATCAGTGTTATACATGGACAGAGCCACACCTCCAGCtcctttgaatttgaaaacctcaaattctttcttttcaccTTGTCCATCAGGTTCtgcataaattataataaccttAAGATGGTGAGATATGTAAGACATGAGAGAAGCAGAATTGAAATTTCTGCAGCAGTTTTGCAGGTCTCCCAATCTCCCACAGAAGTGAAGCTAAATGCATCTTCAAGAACCCAAAAGAGCAGTGAATTTGAAAGACCATCAGTGGAAACGGGAAATGTACCAAATACCAGCTTCAGTTTTCCAGGGCCTTGGATGACTGTATCAGTCGCTCGGTACTGGTCACCAAATGCATGCCTTCCTATGCAGATTGGCTTGGTCCAacctggaaaaaaataaagccttTATTGCTGTGTTGTTTTTAAAGACAATgaatcaaacacaatatcaaaaaGTTATCGCGGACCTGAAACAAGCCTTGGAATGTTTTTGCAGATAATAGGTTCTCTAAAAACTGTACCTGTAGTGTAGCcaaaatagaattgaaaaaacttaagcCCAGTTGCAATCAACCAGAAACACGGACAATTAAAGAGGaagtaaaacataaataaggCAAGTTCATTCACCATTTAAAATGTTGCGAATCGTCCCATTTGGACTCTTCcacatatttttcaagttaaactCCTTAACACGGCCTTCATCTATCAAACAATAAAGCAAGTAACTAAAGTTTACCAATGATCAACGACAATAACCACGTAAAAATCCATCCACGATCTCAATAAGAGCTTAGTATACCTGGAGTTATTGTTGCACACTTGATTGCTACATTATATCTACAATGAAAGgtaagaaaaaagggaaaaagttACAGTCTTGAGCATAATTCTGATTCGAGATAGGCAACAGGTATACAAAcgataaaatattaacaaaaacataGAGGATGGATATTGCAAATCGGTAAAGCATGGTCTTGTGCACGAGGAAttcatgaaaacaaaagaaCTAAAGCAAATAGCACATACTTGAGAGTAGCCTCAGCACTTTCTATGGTAACTCTATCATCTGTAGCATCACGATTGGGCAGGCCGAGGTCAAAATACTTgatatccaaatccaaaaatGGGAAAATAAGCTGCGaaacacaaaaatcaagttGCAAACACAACAAGAAGAATCACATAACATGGCATCATGGTGTTATTTTCCCAGAAGacggaaaaaggaaaagaaaagaaaaccttgTCCTTAATTGATTTCCAAATAACTCTAGTCATTTCATCTCCTGCATATATAAAGAGAATACGGATATTACCAGCACTTGCTCATAATTCCAAAAG from Populus alba chromosome 8, ASM523922v2, whole genome shotgun sequence encodes the following:
- the LOC118055774 gene encoding zinc finger CCCH domain-containing protein 37 isoform X1; this encodes MAKQLYGYGAPATTSASRSRTDSYLTDSVLTRYLGTRSDPLSSDSSKYSASSSMYLTQSDSALRYSVDRGIASAAAAATSPHLSSWPPPPGVDAPSAVDSLVPGLKRTPEVLYHPTLLGAHSTIGQSEDWYSTNALAKRARFETTSHLPIYPQRPGEKDCAYYMLTRTCKFGDTCKFDHPVWVPEGGIPDWKEVPPIATSETFPDRPGVPDCPYFLKTQRCKYGVNCKFNHPKEKLSLGVSENTSVSALPERPSEPPCAFYMKTGICKFGATCKFHHPKDIQISLAGQGNDNGVQTNSVVDNGGITGDVNVIKALVSVTPALLHNSKGLPMRPGEVDCPFYLKTGSCKYGATCRYNHPERTAINPPAAAISHAIIAPSMANLNLGVFSPAASIYQTIDPRLSTPTAMGGDEKKALKLGVGPTVYPQRPGQAECDFYMKTGECKFGETCKFHHPIDRSAPTANQTEPQTVKLTLAGLPRREGAVHCPYYMKTGTCKYGATCKFDHPPPGEVMVFPNLKELLMQKQ
- the LOC118055773 gene encoding isocitrate dehydrogenase [NADP] isoform X2, which produces MIAVITQKQQVKMAFDKIKVINPIVEMDGDEMTRVIWKSIKDKLIFPFLDLDIKYFDLGLPNRDATDDRVTIESAEATLKYNVAIKCATITPGTVFREPIICKNIPRLVSGWTKPICIGRHAFGDQYRATDTVIQGPGKLKLVFEPDGQGEKKEFEVFKFKGAGGVALSMYNTDESIHAFAEASMNTAYLKKWPLYLSTKNTILKKYDGRFKDIFQEVYEMQWKSKFEAAGIWYEHRLIDDMVAYALKSEGGYVWACKNYDGDVQSDFLAQGFGSLGLMTSVLVCPDGKTIEAEAAHGTVTRHYRVHQKGGETSTNSIASIFAWSRGLAHRAKLDGNVRLSDFTAKLEASCIGAVESGNMTKDLALLIHGPRVSRGRYLNTEEFIDAVAEELKARLLVRAKL
- the LOC118055774 gene encoding zinc finger CCCH domain-containing protein 37 isoform X2, coding for MAKQLYGYGAPATTSASRSRTDSYLTDSVLTRYLGTRSDPLSSDSSKYSASSSMYLTQSDSALRYSVDRGIASAAAAATSPHLSSWPPPPGVDAPSAVDSLVPGLKRTPEVLYHPTLLGAHSTIGQSEDWYSTNALAKRARFETTSHLPIYPQRPGEKDCAYYMLTRTCKFGDTCKFDHPVWVPEGGIPDWKEVPPIATSETFPDRPGVPDCPYFLKTQRCKYGVNCKFNHPKEKLSLGVSENTSVSALPERPSEPPCAFYMKTGICKFGATCKFHHPKDIQISLAGQGNDNGVQTNSVVDNGGITGDVNVIKALVSVTPALLHNSKGLPMRPGEVDCPFYLKTGSCKYGATCRYNHPERTAINPPAAAISHAIIAPSMANLNLGVFSPAASIYQTIDPRLSTLGVGPTVYPQRPGQAECDFYMKTGECKFGETCKFHHPIDRSAPTANQTEPQTVKLTLAGLPRREGAVHCPYYMKTGTCKYGATCKFDHPPPGEVMVFPNLKELLMQKQ
- the LOC118055773 gene encoding isocitrate dehydrogenase [NADP] isoform X1, whose amino-acid sequence is MIAVITQKQQVKMAFDKIKVINPIVEMDGDEMTRVIWKSIKDKLIFPFLDLDIKYFDLGLPNRDATDDRVTIESAEATLKYNVAIKCATITPDEGRVKEFNLKNMWKSPNGTIRNILNGTVFREPIICKNIPRLVSGWTKPICIGRHAFGDQYRATDTVIQGPGKLKLVFEPDGQGEKKEFEVFKFKGAGGVALSMYNTDESIHAFAEASMNTAYLKKWPLYLSTKNTILKKYDGRFKDIFQEVYEMQWKSKFEAAGIWYEHRLIDDMVAYALKSEGGYVWACKNYDGDVQSDFLAQGFGSLGLMTSVLVCPDGKTIEAEAAHGTVTRHYRVHQKGGETSTNSIASIFAWSRGLAHRAKLDGNVRLSDFTAKLEASCIGAVESGNMTKDLALLIHGPRVSRGRYLNTEEFIDAVAEELKARLLVRAKL